From Rhodamnia argentea isolate NSW1041297 chromosome 10, ASM2092103v1, whole genome shotgun sequence, a single genomic window includes:
- the LOC115739138 gene encoding uncharacterized protein LOC115739138 isoform X1, producing the protein MSSKELPEDPANTGTEDETVAARRKRSRRVSFADVEITSVHIFKRDEDYYDSTSPSHPKPDGPDSGGGSAGDDAGVRPLFRDLGDHSDDSRERTPSGDYDKEDGEEDDDEVGVARKSFLRPIGSPSPGSSTFGSATSNDEDNFFGPVSASFIRPGRLSDSAASDENHDVTMDSTAFSMHFRSLARSDSGMEKSPTGIHLTFDERTPSDRNTPVSTGSLMMLTNARKLTPESARLMHNVHSNGKDSNEMSLIGNSPNRYDYGRLSPSLDAILAEGSQDLQALPGSDVDNANASATFEVSNADESGSSKENVKGSADNMMTCMGTDGTNQMSVPAHHELDKANSASEGMHIQNVGSDSSNMVDSFTPDAPVYQHIHTPNQTIKLGSVFQHVTEVSVKENSLWNGSQNLDSTEQDPNRLHTSHLKGSISSLAAKRRQLFLDTVSSPANFSIASASAKISGSLLSKEGSTLSSFWKNIPKFGNLDSSPSTRLKEIKALKLKLSGYLSTSPSSTIQVHTSKDVVSKLTVSPVAVLDSSPTKTPIINKTNTNLSQAEKTLALARNGQSPARASLHINHNDQPVTVATEMVSLDNFSVSGGGVMQPQSMFESSENTALVSLKTDPSLDETAVARRKDNEEPIVSRRLSTSPVQRLNHELLPSGNDQSTRGFSMQQNVYTKSIGNDSDQFGSPLQSVASGGYPIEDVNKIKSCFLERISPRGGNMLDLQSLKPLKDLQTEADGVRSIDEVSFGGRKVSSVMPDSIYPNKSTDVSLPKKSLSKEPAQNDDKEIHNMPHRENMQSIVGESIATSKSHAFGIISNDNQLEPRHSESILAAQEIKECHHRKRKGDVLEDGDPVGKVARTTGSSEIKRSEGFDVNSSLEHPKNSCMERENTGNSIPQCRNWKDVFTKFLDDSRKVTSPLVDKLDMRMISMLDEMLVYLQKVKNYELLSSAIQTKKADQSRSASEKRLYEIIPLLYKALHEKERLRLNCAKRERLQKTEQILRSSIQESHALKLIIKKTSLFAGEGGSPDDHQCSTQFENKYEVSHNKMTSMKQEIEILEKKIENLTKSLNRFCKMKEELDCVETIGLINNLMKKRMCCRLVRLDLQLWKVSSFESKSGHHDITLDYLGLIFQRLSLTAHPVPSLTVSNKLVDTKIEQNYPNMAARTAFAFVFNSKTIKKYATSKCLAKETQMTHLVLRNLLDVLEELLLARLEIKSLTYTSFFSPRDGQLDLLLSFINFHSDQKVALSFDMTCLNCGLYPSEVLPYRIDASMEKISRSLPQSLSKEITTAIERLPVGYSRILRLCRCVSDALQG; encoded by the exons ATGTCGTCGAAGGAGCTCCCTGAAGACCCCGCCAACACCGGGACCGAGGACGAGACCGTCGCCGCCAGGAGGAAGCGGTCTCGCCGCGTCAGCTTTGCCGACGTGGAGATCACCTCCGTCCACATCTTCAAGCGGGACGAGGATTACTACGACAGCACCTCTCCCTCCCATCCCAAGCCCGATGGCCCGGACTCCGGCGGCGGGTCCGCGGGGGACGACGCCGGGGTGCGGCCGCTGTTTAGGGATTTGGGGGACCACAGCGACGACTCGAGAGAGCGCACGCCGAGCGGAGATTACGATAAGGAGGACGGggaggaggacgacgacgaggTCGGGGTCGCCAGGAAGTCGTTCCTGAGGCCGATTGGGTCGCCGTCTCCGGGGAGCAGCACGTTTGGCTCTGCAACTTCTAATGACG AAGACAATTTTTTTGGTCCTGTCTCCGCAAGCTTCATTAGACCCGGAAGGCTCTCTGACTCTGCTGCTTCAGATGAAAATCACGATGTAACTATGGACTCTACAGCATTCTCAATGCATTTTCGTAGCCTTGCCAGATCCGACTCTGGCATGGAGAAGTCGCCAACAGGCATTCATCTTACCTTTGATGAGAGAACACCCTCGGACAGAAATACCCCTGTCAGCACTGGAAGTTTAATGATGCTAACAAATGCTAGGAAGCTGACTCCAGAATCTGCTCGTCTTATGCATAATGTTCACAGTAATGGTAAAGATTCCAATGAAATGAGCCTTATTGGGAATAGTCCAAATAGGTATGACTATGGTAGACTTTCTCCCTCCTTGGATGCCATCCTGGCAGAAGGCAGCCAGGATTTGCAAGCTCTTCCTGGTTCTGATGTTGACAATGCGAATGCATCAGCTACTTTTGAAGTTTCCAATGCTGATGAGAGTGGAAGCAGTAAGGAGAATGTTAAGGGTTCTGCAGATAACATGATGACCTGTATGGGCACTGATGGAACCAATCAGATGAGTGTTCCAGCTCATCATGAATTAGACAAGGCAAATAGTGCTTCCGAAGGAATGCACATTCAGAATGTTGGGAGTGATTCATCTAATATGGTCGACAGTTTCACTCCCGATGCACCTGTTTATCAGCATATCCATACTCCCAATCAGACTATAAAA CTTGGGTCTGTATTTCAACATGTGACTGAAGTATCTGTCAAGGAAAATTCCCTGTGGAATGGAAGTCAGAATCTTGATTCTACTGAACAGGACCCCAACAGATTGCACACATCTCATTTGAAAGGCTCTATATCGTCTTTAGCAGCTAAAAGGCGGCAATTATTTCTGGATACAGTTAGTTCACCTGCAAACTTTTCCATTGCATCTGCTTCAGCCAAAATTTCTGGTTCACTGCTAAGTAAGGAGGGTTCGACGCTGTCATCTTTTTGGAAGAACATTCCTAAGTTCGGAAATCTTGATTCATCTCCTTCTACTCGTTTAAAGGAAATCAAAGCATTAAAACTCAAGTTATCTGGTTATCTATCTACTTCTCCTTCCAGTACCATTCAGGTACACACTAGCAAAGATGTAGTAAGCAAACTCACAGTTTCCCCTGTTGCTGTTCTTGATAGCAGTCCAACAAAGACCCCAATCATAAATAAGACGAATACTAATTTGAGCCAAGCTGAGAAAACTCTAGCTCTTGCCAGGAATGGACAATCTCCAGCTCGCGCATCTTTGCACATTAATCATAATGATCAACCTGTTACAGTAGCGACAGAAATGGTCTCGCTCGACAACTTCAGCGTGTCAGGTGGTGGAGTGATGCAACCACAATCTATGTTCGAGAGTTCTGAAAACACTGCCTTGGTCTCTTTGAAAACTGATCCTTCATTGGATGAAACTGCTGTTGCTCGAAGAAAGGATAATGAGGAACCTATTGTCAGTCGTAGGTTGTCAACTTCCCCAGTGCAAAGGTTAAATCATGAGTTATTACCATCAGGGAATGATCAAAGTACACGTGGTTTCTCTATGCAACAAAATGTGTACACAAAGTCCATTGGCAATGACTCAGATCAATTTGGAAGTCCTTTACAGTCTGTAGCCTCTGGTGGCTATCCAATTGAAGATGTTAACAAGATAAAGTCCTGCTTCCTTGAGAGGATATCTCCAAGGGGCGGAAACATGTTGGATTTGCAGAGTTTAAAGCCGCTCAAGGACCTCCAGACTGAAGCAGATGGAGTCAGATCAATAGATGAAGTTTCTTTTGGGGGAAGAAAAGTTTCTTCTGTTATGCCTGATTCCATATATCCAAACAAAAGTACTGATGTGTCTTTGCCTAAAAAG AGCCTCTCCAAGGAACCAGCGCAGAATGACGACAAAGAAATCCATAACATGCCCCATCGTGAGAATATGCAGTCCATTGTTGGGGAAAGCATAGCTACTTCTAAGTCTCACGCATTTGGCATTATTAGTAATGACAATCAGCTGGAGCCTCGTCATTCCGAAAGTATTTTGGCGGCACAAGAGATCAAGGAATGTCACCATCGGAAGAGGAAAGGAGATGTTCTTGAGGATGGAGATCCTGTCGGTAAGGTCGCCAGGACAACAGGGAGTTCAGAAATCAAAAGAAGTGAAGGATTTGATGTCAATTCCTCACTTGAACATCCCAAAAATTCTTGTATGGAAAGAGAGAATACTGGAAATAGCATACCACAATGTAGAAATTGGAAAGAT GTTTTTACAAAGTTCTTGGATGATAGCAGAAAAGTAACGTCTCCCTTGGTTGACAAGCTAGATATGAGAAtg ATCAGCATGCTCGATGAGATGTTAGTTTACCTTCAGAAAGTCAAAAACTACGAGCTGCTTAGCTCTGCCATCCAGACTAAG AAGGCAGATCAATCTCGTAGTGCTTCTGAGAAAAG ATTATATGAGATCATTCCTCTGCTGTATAAAGCATTGCATGAAAAGGAGAGATTGCGCTTAAATTGTGCGAAGCGCGAGAGGCTGCAG AAAACAGAACAAATCTTGAGGTCTTCGATTCAAGAGTCTCATGCATTAAAGTTGATAATCAAGAAGACCTCATTGTTTGCTGGTGAGGGTGGCAGTCCTGATGATCATCAATGTTCAACTCAATTTGAGAACAAATACGAG GTTTCTCATAACAAAATGACATCAATGAAGCAGGAGATTGAAATCTTagagaagaaaatagagaacTTGACCAAATCTCTAAACAGATTTTGCAAGATGAAGGAAGAATTAGATTGCGTAGAGACAATTGGACTAATCAATAActtgatgaagaaaaggatGTGTTGCAGATTGGTTCGCCTGGATTTGCAG CTGTGGAAAGTGAGTTCCTTTGAGAGTAAAAGTGGCCATCATGATATCACTCTTGACTATCTTGGGTTAATTTTCCAAAG GCTTAGCTTGACTGCTCATCCAGTTCCAAGTTTAACAGTTTCCAACAAATTGGTTGATACAAAGATAGAACAG AATTATCCAAATATGGCAGCTCGCACAgcatttgcttttgttttcaaCAGCAAGACAATTAAGAAGTATGCCACTTCAAAATGTTTGGCAAAGGAAACTCAA ATGACACATCTCGTTCTTAGAAATCTCTTGGATGTACTTGAGGAATTACTTCTAGCACGACTAGAAATTAAGAGTCTAACATACACAAGTTTTTTCTCTCCAAGAG ATGGGCAACTTGATCTGCTGCTTTCCTTCATTAACTTCCACAGTGATCAGAAGGTGGCATTAAGCTTTGACATGACATGTCTGAATTG TGGGCTTTATCCTTCAGAAGTTCTCCCATATCGCATCGACGCTTCCATGGAGAAAATTTCTCGCTCGCTGCCTCAGTCACTTTCAAAGGAGATTACAACCGCTATAGAGCGTCTACCAGTGGGATACTCAAGGATTTTGAGGCTCTGCCGATGTGTCTCCGATGCATTACAAGGTTAA
- the LOC115739138 gene encoding uncharacterized protein LOC115739138 isoform X2: MSSKELPEDPANTGTEDETVAARRKRSRRVSFADVEITSVHIFKRDEDYYDSTSPSHPKPDGPDSGGGSAGDDAGVRPLFRDLGDHSDDSRERTPSGDYDKEDGEEDDDEVGVARKSFLRPIGSPSPGSSTFGSATSNDDNFFGPVSASFIRPGRLSDSAASDENHDVTMDSTAFSMHFRSLARSDSGMEKSPTGIHLTFDERTPSDRNTPVSTGSLMMLTNARKLTPESARLMHNVHSNGKDSNEMSLIGNSPNRYDYGRLSPSLDAILAEGSQDLQALPGSDVDNANASATFEVSNADESGSSKENVKGSADNMMTCMGTDGTNQMSVPAHHELDKANSASEGMHIQNVGSDSSNMVDSFTPDAPVYQHIHTPNQTIKLGSVFQHVTEVSVKENSLWNGSQNLDSTEQDPNRLHTSHLKGSISSLAAKRRQLFLDTVSSPANFSIASASAKISGSLLSKEGSTLSSFWKNIPKFGNLDSSPSTRLKEIKALKLKLSGYLSTSPSSTIQVHTSKDVVSKLTVSPVAVLDSSPTKTPIINKTNTNLSQAEKTLALARNGQSPARASLHINHNDQPVTVATEMVSLDNFSVSGGGVMQPQSMFESSENTALVSLKTDPSLDETAVARRKDNEEPIVSRRLSTSPVQRLNHELLPSGNDQSTRGFSMQQNVYTKSIGNDSDQFGSPLQSVASGGYPIEDVNKIKSCFLERISPRGGNMLDLQSLKPLKDLQTEADGVRSIDEVSFGGRKVSSVMPDSIYPNKSTDVSLPKKSLSKEPAQNDDKEIHNMPHRENMQSIVGESIATSKSHAFGIISNDNQLEPRHSESILAAQEIKECHHRKRKGDVLEDGDPVGKVARTTGSSEIKRSEGFDVNSSLEHPKNSCMERENTGNSIPQCRNWKDVFTKFLDDSRKVTSPLVDKLDMRMISMLDEMLVYLQKVKNYELLSSAIQTKKADQSRSASEKRLYEIIPLLYKALHEKERLRLNCAKRERLQKTEQILRSSIQESHALKLIIKKTSLFAGEGGSPDDHQCSTQFENKYEVSHNKMTSMKQEIEILEKKIENLTKSLNRFCKMKEELDCVETIGLINNLMKKRMCCRLVRLDLQLWKVSSFESKSGHHDITLDYLGLIFQRLSLTAHPVPSLTVSNKLVDTKIEQNYPNMAARTAFAFVFNSKTIKKYATSKCLAKETQMTHLVLRNLLDVLEELLLARLEIKSLTYTSFFSPRDGQLDLLLSFINFHSDQKVALSFDMTCLNCGLYPSEVLPYRIDASMEKISRSLPQSLSKEITTAIERLPVGYSRILRLCRCVSDALQG, from the exons ATGTCGTCGAAGGAGCTCCCTGAAGACCCCGCCAACACCGGGACCGAGGACGAGACCGTCGCCGCCAGGAGGAAGCGGTCTCGCCGCGTCAGCTTTGCCGACGTGGAGATCACCTCCGTCCACATCTTCAAGCGGGACGAGGATTACTACGACAGCACCTCTCCCTCCCATCCCAAGCCCGATGGCCCGGACTCCGGCGGCGGGTCCGCGGGGGACGACGCCGGGGTGCGGCCGCTGTTTAGGGATTTGGGGGACCACAGCGACGACTCGAGAGAGCGCACGCCGAGCGGAGATTACGATAAGGAGGACGGggaggaggacgacgacgaggTCGGGGTCGCCAGGAAGTCGTTCCTGAGGCCGATTGGGTCGCCGTCTCCGGGGAGCAGCACGTTTGGCTCTGCAACTTCTAATGACG ACAATTTTTTTGGTCCTGTCTCCGCAAGCTTCATTAGACCCGGAAGGCTCTCTGACTCTGCTGCTTCAGATGAAAATCACGATGTAACTATGGACTCTACAGCATTCTCAATGCATTTTCGTAGCCTTGCCAGATCCGACTCTGGCATGGAGAAGTCGCCAACAGGCATTCATCTTACCTTTGATGAGAGAACACCCTCGGACAGAAATACCCCTGTCAGCACTGGAAGTTTAATGATGCTAACAAATGCTAGGAAGCTGACTCCAGAATCTGCTCGTCTTATGCATAATGTTCACAGTAATGGTAAAGATTCCAATGAAATGAGCCTTATTGGGAATAGTCCAAATAGGTATGACTATGGTAGACTTTCTCCCTCCTTGGATGCCATCCTGGCAGAAGGCAGCCAGGATTTGCAAGCTCTTCCTGGTTCTGATGTTGACAATGCGAATGCATCAGCTACTTTTGAAGTTTCCAATGCTGATGAGAGTGGAAGCAGTAAGGAGAATGTTAAGGGTTCTGCAGATAACATGATGACCTGTATGGGCACTGATGGAACCAATCAGATGAGTGTTCCAGCTCATCATGAATTAGACAAGGCAAATAGTGCTTCCGAAGGAATGCACATTCAGAATGTTGGGAGTGATTCATCTAATATGGTCGACAGTTTCACTCCCGATGCACCTGTTTATCAGCATATCCATACTCCCAATCAGACTATAAAA CTTGGGTCTGTATTTCAACATGTGACTGAAGTATCTGTCAAGGAAAATTCCCTGTGGAATGGAAGTCAGAATCTTGATTCTACTGAACAGGACCCCAACAGATTGCACACATCTCATTTGAAAGGCTCTATATCGTCTTTAGCAGCTAAAAGGCGGCAATTATTTCTGGATACAGTTAGTTCACCTGCAAACTTTTCCATTGCATCTGCTTCAGCCAAAATTTCTGGTTCACTGCTAAGTAAGGAGGGTTCGACGCTGTCATCTTTTTGGAAGAACATTCCTAAGTTCGGAAATCTTGATTCATCTCCTTCTACTCGTTTAAAGGAAATCAAAGCATTAAAACTCAAGTTATCTGGTTATCTATCTACTTCTCCTTCCAGTACCATTCAGGTACACACTAGCAAAGATGTAGTAAGCAAACTCACAGTTTCCCCTGTTGCTGTTCTTGATAGCAGTCCAACAAAGACCCCAATCATAAATAAGACGAATACTAATTTGAGCCAAGCTGAGAAAACTCTAGCTCTTGCCAGGAATGGACAATCTCCAGCTCGCGCATCTTTGCACATTAATCATAATGATCAACCTGTTACAGTAGCGACAGAAATGGTCTCGCTCGACAACTTCAGCGTGTCAGGTGGTGGAGTGATGCAACCACAATCTATGTTCGAGAGTTCTGAAAACACTGCCTTGGTCTCTTTGAAAACTGATCCTTCATTGGATGAAACTGCTGTTGCTCGAAGAAAGGATAATGAGGAACCTATTGTCAGTCGTAGGTTGTCAACTTCCCCAGTGCAAAGGTTAAATCATGAGTTATTACCATCAGGGAATGATCAAAGTACACGTGGTTTCTCTATGCAACAAAATGTGTACACAAAGTCCATTGGCAATGACTCAGATCAATTTGGAAGTCCTTTACAGTCTGTAGCCTCTGGTGGCTATCCAATTGAAGATGTTAACAAGATAAAGTCCTGCTTCCTTGAGAGGATATCTCCAAGGGGCGGAAACATGTTGGATTTGCAGAGTTTAAAGCCGCTCAAGGACCTCCAGACTGAAGCAGATGGAGTCAGATCAATAGATGAAGTTTCTTTTGGGGGAAGAAAAGTTTCTTCTGTTATGCCTGATTCCATATATCCAAACAAAAGTACTGATGTGTCTTTGCCTAAAAAG AGCCTCTCCAAGGAACCAGCGCAGAATGACGACAAAGAAATCCATAACATGCCCCATCGTGAGAATATGCAGTCCATTGTTGGGGAAAGCATAGCTACTTCTAAGTCTCACGCATTTGGCATTATTAGTAATGACAATCAGCTGGAGCCTCGTCATTCCGAAAGTATTTTGGCGGCACAAGAGATCAAGGAATGTCACCATCGGAAGAGGAAAGGAGATGTTCTTGAGGATGGAGATCCTGTCGGTAAGGTCGCCAGGACAACAGGGAGTTCAGAAATCAAAAGAAGTGAAGGATTTGATGTCAATTCCTCACTTGAACATCCCAAAAATTCTTGTATGGAAAGAGAGAATACTGGAAATAGCATACCACAATGTAGAAATTGGAAAGAT GTTTTTACAAAGTTCTTGGATGATAGCAGAAAAGTAACGTCTCCCTTGGTTGACAAGCTAGATATGAGAAtg ATCAGCATGCTCGATGAGATGTTAGTTTACCTTCAGAAAGTCAAAAACTACGAGCTGCTTAGCTCTGCCATCCAGACTAAG AAGGCAGATCAATCTCGTAGTGCTTCTGAGAAAAG ATTATATGAGATCATTCCTCTGCTGTATAAAGCATTGCATGAAAAGGAGAGATTGCGCTTAAATTGTGCGAAGCGCGAGAGGCTGCAG AAAACAGAACAAATCTTGAGGTCTTCGATTCAAGAGTCTCATGCATTAAAGTTGATAATCAAGAAGACCTCATTGTTTGCTGGTGAGGGTGGCAGTCCTGATGATCATCAATGTTCAACTCAATTTGAGAACAAATACGAG GTTTCTCATAACAAAATGACATCAATGAAGCAGGAGATTGAAATCTTagagaagaaaatagagaacTTGACCAAATCTCTAAACAGATTTTGCAAGATGAAGGAAGAATTAGATTGCGTAGAGACAATTGGACTAATCAATAActtgatgaagaaaaggatGTGTTGCAGATTGGTTCGCCTGGATTTGCAG CTGTGGAAAGTGAGTTCCTTTGAGAGTAAAAGTGGCCATCATGATATCACTCTTGACTATCTTGGGTTAATTTTCCAAAG GCTTAGCTTGACTGCTCATCCAGTTCCAAGTTTAACAGTTTCCAACAAATTGGTTGATACAAAGATAGAACAG AATTATCCAAATATGGCAGCTCGCACAgcatttgcttttgttttcaaCAGCAAGACAATTAAGAAGTATGCCACTTCAAAATGTTTGGCAAAGGAAACTCAA ATGACACATCTCGTTCTTAGAAATCTCTTGGATGTACTTGAGGAATTACTTCTAGCACGACTAGAAATTAAGAGTCTAACATACACAAGTTTTTTCTCTCCAAGAG ATGGGCAACTTGATCTGCTGCTTTCCTTCATTAACTTCCACAGTGATCAGAAGGTGGCATTAAGCTTTGACATGACATGTCTGAATTG TGGGCTTTATCCTTCAGAAGTTCTCCCATATCGCATCGACGCTTCCATGGAGAAAATTTCTCGCTCGCTGCCTCAGTCACTTTCAAAGGAGATTACAACCGCTATAGAGCGTCTACCAGTGGGATACTCAAGGATTTTGAGGCTCTGCCGATGTGTCTCCGATGCATTACAAGGTTAA